One Planctomycetaceae bacterium DNA window includes the following coding sequences:
- a CDS encoding tetratricopeptide repeat protein encodes MKSLRTFTMTELCHTSGEPRSVSHAGILLAVLCFLAVASEARADQVTRKSDGATLRGEFTDMTVESVSIKLSNGKLESVPVSDIRNVRFDAEPALMSQAQVNERSGALDVALEKYQQVQSELGGGDKRVSAEVQFLIARTLVKLSEADPAKQPEALKSIQEFRTGFPTNFRFLEACLLEAESSSRAGDTANAQTLLQQVQASSVKGFQLQAGVQLGRLLLSSGDVNGASIAFDQVVQQSTGDTSATTAMFDGMLGKAMCQLQQGEVDQAISALDDVIFKAGDADTRVLAEAWNKKGDCLRQKNSPKGAMMAYLHVDVLYASEPAEHAQALYRLSQLWGPAGHADRADDAAGRLLEKYPNSTWAKQMRAGN; translated from the coding sequence ATGAAATCTCTGAGAACTTTCACGATGACAGAGCTGTGCCACACTTCCGGAGAACCGCGGTCGGTATCTCACGCAGGGATACTTCTTGCGGTGTTGTGCTTTCTTGCTGTCGCGTCTGAAGCACGGGCCGATCAGGTGACGCGTAAGAGTGATGGAGCGACACTTCGCGGCGAGTTCACCGATATGACCGTGGAGTCTGTTTCCATCAAGCTCTCGAACGGGAAGCTTGAATCTGTGCCGGTCTCAGACATCAGGAACGTCCGGTTCGATGCAGAGCCGGCATTGATGTCTCAGGCTCAGGTCAACGAACGCAGCGGGGCACTGGATGTCGCGTTGGAAAAGTATCAACAAGTACAGAGCGAACTTGGGGGTGGTGACAAACGGGTGTCGGCCGAAGTCCAGTTTCTGATCGCTCGAACACTGGTCAAGCTTTCGGAAGCAGATCCTGCAAAGCAGCCCGAGGCTTTGAAGTCTATTCAGGAATTCCGAACGGGATTTCCAACGAATTTCCGCTTCCTCGAAGCCTGCCTTCTGGAAGCGGAAAGTTCTTCGAGAGCCGGCGATACAGCAAATGCGCAAACTCTGCTCCAGCAGGTTCAAGCTTCTTCTGTGAAAGGGTTTCAACTGCAGGCTGGTGTGCAGCTCGGGCGTTTGCTGCTTTCGTCAGGGGACGTCAATGGTGCCTCAATCGCATTCGATCAGGTCGTTCAGCAAAGCACTGGCGACACTTCTGCGACCACAGCGATGTTTGACGGGATGCTTGGGAAGGCAATGTGTCAACTTCAGCAGGGAGAGGTGGATCAGGCCATTTCCGCCCTGGATGATGTGATTTTCAAGGCTGGCGATGCAGATACGCGCGTCCTTGCTGAAGCATGGAATAAAAAGGGGGATTGCCTCCGCCAGAAGAATTCGCCGAAGGGAGCCATGATGGCCTATCTCCACGTGGATGTCCTTTACGCCTCAGAACCAGCCGAACATGCTCAGGCATTGTACCGATTGTCACAGCTGTGGGGGCCTGCAGGGCACGCTGATCGGGCTGATGACGCCGCCGGGCGTCTGCTCGAAAAATACCCGAACAGTACCTGGGCGAAACAGATGCGGGCGGGCAACTAG
- a CDS encoding MotA/TolQ/ExbB proton channel family protein has product MSATRTKWAAFLMFALMVLTIPSTMSSARAQDDGAPAETAAPAADNAPATTDGATPEPKSISFLQSMISALGWFWLMVFALLSFVMVALIMMNMLQVRRDVLLPNEFVEEFEQKLNAKDFQNAYEMARSDDSFVARVLAAGMGRLSRGYAEAVEGMQEAGEDENMALEHRLSYLALIGTVAPMLGLMGTVQGMIASFNKIAASAVSPKPSELAEGISTALFTTLIGLGIAIPAMVFYSILKNRIQRLVLEIGMVSEGLMSRFAVAGKQKS; this is encoded by the coding sequence TTGAGCGCGACCCGAACCAAATGGGCGGCTTTCCTGATGTTCGCTCTGATGGTGCTTACCATTCCCTCCACTATGTCTTCGGCTCGTGCTCAGGATGATGGCGCACCAGCGGAAACGGCAGCTCCGGCTGCTGACAACGCCCCGGCCACGACAGATGGAGCAACCCCGGAGCCGAAAAGCATCAGTTTTCTGCAGTCGATGATCAGTGCCCTGGGTTGGTTCTGGCTGATGGTGTTCGCGTTACTGTCCTTCGTGATGGTGGCCCTGATCATGATGAACATGCTGCAGGTGCGACGCGATGTCTTGCTGCCAAACGAGTTCGTTGAGGAATTTGAACAGAAACTCAACGCGAAAGATTTCCAGAATGCCTACGAAATGGCCCGCAGTGACGATTCCTTCGTCGCGCGAGTTCTTGCTGCGGGAATGGGGCGGCTTAGTCGCGGCTATGCCGAAGCCGTTGAAGGGATGCAGGAAGCGGGCGAGGATGAAAACATGGCACTGGAGCATCGCCTGAGCTATCTGGCCTTGATTGGTACAGTGGCGCCCATGCTTGGACTGATGGGGACGGTTCAGGGGATGATCGCGAGCTTCAATAAGATTGCGGCATCTGCAGTGTCTCCAAAGCCATCGGAACTCGCTGAGGGCATTTCAACCGCACTCTTTACAACCCTCATCGGACTTGGGATCGCCATCCCCGCGATGGTGTTTTACAGCATTCTGAAGAATCGAATTCAACGCCTCGTCCTCGAAATCGGTATGGTGAGCGAAGGACTCATGAGCCGATTTGCCGTGGCAGGTAAGCAAAAGAGCTAG
- a CDS encoding biopolymer transporter ExbD has protein sequence MKIKSQPSTVPEVDMTPMIDIVFQLIAFFMVISNFEQDKADERVSLPKDQLAKPPVSKRESAFTLNFGFDRDVQGNIVDQTAYIFDGDQKFTIDTVRNRLRQEARFYEAIGKEKSDVTVEIRADKDVKSGEVQELIQMCQEDDIQFERFALKATQKVDGF, from the coding sequence ATGAAGATCAAAAGCCAGCCATCGACGGTTCCCGAAGTCGATATGACTCCGATGATCGACATTGTCTTTCAGTTGATTGCCTTCTTCATGGTGATCAGCAATTTCGAGCAGGACAAGGCCGACGAGCGGGTGTCTCTTCCCAAGGATCAGCTTGCGAAACCCCCGGTTTCCAAACGCGAAAGCGCTTTCACACTGAATTTCGGGTTTGATCGTGACGTACAGGGGAACATCGTCGATCAAACTGCCTACATCTTTGACGGCGATCAGAAGTTCACGATCGATACGGTGAGGAATCGCCTTCGACAGGAGGCTCGTTTCTACGAGGCAATTGGAAAAGAAAAAAGCGATGTGACTGTCGAGATTCGGGCGGACAAAGATGTGAAATCGGGAGAAGTCCAGGAACTCATTCAAATGTGTCAGGAAGACGACATCCAGTTTGAACGATTTGCGCTAAAGGCTACGCAGAAGGTTGACGGATTCTGA
- a CDS encoding biopolymer transporter ExbD, translating into MKIRNRTGETKIEAQMAPMIDVVFQLLIFFMLTLKIIEPEGDFDINMPIGKPASSSSSADLQPFKVRMEADPDTGELQQLYFNGNPLGKGEGAFQLLNAEVFRSIRALEAAGSSKIAEDQEVEIDPAYGLHYENVIAAISACSGRMDNGKMVRFISKIKFAPIRDKP; encoded by the coding sequence ATGAAGATTCGAAACCGAACTGGTGAGACGAAAATCGAAGCGCAAATGGCACCCATGATTGATGTGGTGTTTCAGCTTTTGATTTTCTTCATGCTGACGTTGAAAATTATTGAACCAGAGGGTGACTTCGACATCAATATGCCGATTGGAAAGCCGGCAAGCAGTTCCAGCAGCGCCGACCTGCAACCCTTCAAGGTCAGGATGGAAGCGGATCCCGATACCGGAGAATTGCAGCAACTCTACTTCAATGGTAACCCACTGGGGAAAGGTGAAGGCGCATTTCAACTGTTGAATGCAGAAGTATTTCGCAGCATCAGAGCTCTGGAAGCTGCGGGTTCTTCAAAGATTGCGGAAGACCAGGAAGTTGAAATCGACCCCGCATACGGGCTTCACTACGAGAACGTGATTGCAGCAATCAGCGCATGCTCCGGGCGAATGGACAACGGAAAGATGGTGCGTTTCATCAGCAAAATCAAATTTGCCCCGATTCGAGACAAGCCGTGA
- a CDS encoding c-type cytochrome domain-containing protein — translation MSLLLLFGPFSGVSADEKSPSPGYYRNVRPILQRHCSGCHFPGKREGKLSVVSFADLLHGGEAGGGVIPGKPDDSTIVQYISGEEPEMPLNAEPLSPQDVDTIRRWIEAGAIDDTPASLGPEISESNPPVYRTAPVVTTMDYSPDGKWLAVSGYHEVLLHSLEADSAPRRLIGRSPRIESLSFSPDGQTLAVAGGAPSLFGEIQIWSVETGKQLHSTTISHDTLFGVSFNADGTLVAFGGADNSLRALKVETGEVVMQMDAHSDWVLGSTFSLANDHLISVSRDQSMKLTMVENGQFVDNITSITPGALKGGLVDVQRHPKNEEVLAVGADGEPRLYRIFRVQARKIGDDFNLIRAYPKLPGRLCDIDFSPGGTRFVCGSSTATGGAARIYQTDDPAKTIDLPEINGPAFAVSFRPDEKQVAVAGFDGQIRLFDSESGRLQKTFSSAPILEVSATALR, via the coding sequence ATGTCTTTGCTTCTTCTTTTCGGGCCATTCTCAGGCGTCAGCGCGGATGAAAAGAGTCCATCTCCGGGCTATTACCGCAATGTCCGTCCAATTCTGCAGCGGCATTGCTCGGGATGCCATTTCCCCGGAAAGCGAGAGGGAAAGCTATCTGTAGTGTCATTTGCTGATCTGCTGCATGGCGGAGAGGCTGGTGGCGGCGTTATCCCGGGAAAACCGGATGACAGCACCATCGTCCAGTACATCAGTGGTGAAGAACCAGAAATGCCGCTCAATGCTGAACCGCTCAGCCCCCAGGACGTCGACACCATCCGTCGATGGATCGAGGCTGGGGCAATCGACGATACGCCGGCATCGCTGGGGCCAGAGATCTCGGAATCAAATCCGCCCGTTTATCGAACGGCCCCTGTTGTGACAACGATGGACTACTCTCCTGATGGAAAATGGCTGGCCGTTTCCGGGTATCATGAAGTGCTGCTGCATTCTCTGGAAGCAGATTCTGCTCCCCGTCGTCTTATTGGCCGATCGCCTCGGATTGAGTCGTTAAGCTTCTCACCAGATGGTCAGACACTGGCCGTCGCGGGTGGTGCGCCTTCGCTTTTTGGTGAGATTCAGATCTGGTCTGTTGAAACCGGAAAACAACTGCATTCGACAACGATTTCGCACGACACGCTGTTTGGCGTTTCCTTTAACGCCGACGGCACGCTGGTCGCTTTCGGAGGTGCAGACAATAGTCTCAGGGCCTTGAAAGTAGAAACCGGAGAAGTCGTGATGCAAATGGACGCCCACTCCGACTGGGTCCTGGGGTCGACCTTTTCCTTAGCCAACGATCATTTGATCAGCGTCAGTCGGGATCAGTCGATGAAGTTGACCATGGTTGAGAATGGTCAATTTGTTGACAACATCACCAGTATCACTCCTGGTGCGTTAAAAGGCGGACTCGTTGACGTACAACGGCACCCAAAGAACGAAGAAGTTCTGGCTGTCGGTGCTGATGGTGAACCTCGGCTTTATCGCATTTTTCGTGTGCAGGCTCGCAAGATCGGGGACGATTTCAATCTGATCCGAGCGTATCCAAAACTTCCGGGCCGACTGTGCGACATCGATTTTTCTCCAGGCGGAACACGGTTCGTGTGCGGATCCAGTACGGCAACTGGTGGTGCGGCGCGAATCTATCAAACCGACGATCCAGCGAAGACGATTGATCTGCCGGAGATCAACGGTCCAGCGTTTGCCGTTTCATTTCGCCCGGATGAAAAACAGGTTGCAGTGGCAGGATTTGATGGTCAGATCAGACTGTTCGATAGTGAATCGGGTAGGCTTCAGAAGACTTTTTCATCAGCCCCAATCCTCGAAGTCAGCGCGACGGCTTTGCGTTAG